In a single window of the Hyalangium gracile genome:
- a CDS encoding efflux RND transporter periplasmic adaptor subunit: MTRRGMVAAVLLVAAVAWGHGGEEHGEAPTRPAVTGPGFSVAKETQFLLEIRTERARVRSLEARLVAPGKVIPRTDRYAQVASPVPGIVMASGSAVPLVGQKVKKGQVLATIQQSLSASEATGLSTNLIQAEAEASRAQAALEQARKDLARLESLQGVVAEKEVQQATLAVRTAEQELNRARSSREVLSGARQGQGTARFTLTAPIDGVLVEARATVGEQVEPSRPLFTVLDAAVVWVEARVYENDVARVEAATGALVHSEAYEDQHFPARLYHVGQVVDEGTRSVRVLFELDNRAGRLRPGMFVDVAIGAGGAQQVLAVPEAAVVEEEGRAFVFLHTAPESFERREVVLGVRDGVWRAVRQGVKEGERVVVKGVATLQATRGGR, from the coding sequence ATGACGCGCCGTGGAATGGTGGCCGCGGTGTTGCTCGTGGCGGCGGTGGCCTGGGGCCACGGTGGAGAGGAGCATGGCGAAGCGCCCACCCGGCCTGCCGTCACCGGTCCAGGCTTCTCCGTCGCCAAGGAGACGCAGTTCCTGCTGGAGATTCGCACCGAGCGGGCTCGGGTCCGCTCGCTGGAGGCGCGCCTCGTCGCTCCCGGCAAGGTCATCCCCCGGACGGACCGGTACGCCCAGGTGGCCTCGCCCGTCCCCGGCATCGTGATGGCGTCGGGGAGCGCCGTGCCGCTGGTGGGGCAGAAGGTGAAGAAGGGCCAGGTGCTCGCCACCATCCAGCAGAGCCTCTCCGCCTCCGAGGCCACGGGGCTCTCCACCAACCTCATCCAGGCCGAGGCGGAGGCCTCGCGAGCCCAGGCCGCGCTGGAGCAGGCCCGGAAGGACCTGGCGCGGCTCGAGTCCCTGCAGGGCGTCGTGGCCGAGAAGGAGGTGCAGCAGGCCACGCTCGCCGTGCGCACGGCCGAGCAGGAGTTGAACCGCGCTCGCTCCTCCCGGGAGGTGCTGTCCGGAGCGCGCCAGGGCCAGGGCACCGCGCGCTTCACGCTCACCGCGCCCATCGACGGGGTGCTCGTGGAGGCCCGGGCCACGGTGGGCGAGCAGGTGGAGCCCTCCCGTCCTCTCTTCACCGTGCTGGACGCGGCCGTCGTCTGGGTGGAGGCGCGCGTGTACGAGAACGACGTGGCGCGCGTCGAGGCGGCCACGGGCGCGCTCGTGCACAGCGAGGCCTATGAGGACCAGCACTTCCCCGCGCGCCTGTACCACGTGGGACAGGTGGTGGACGAAGGCACGCGCAGCGTCCGCGTCCTCTTCGAATTGGACAACCGCGCGGGGCGGCTGCGGCCCGGCATGTTCGTGGACGTGGCCATCGGCGCGGGAGGCGCCCAGCAGGTGCTCGCGGTGCCCGAGGCGGCCGTGGTGGAGGAGGAGGGCCGCGCCTTCGTCTTCCTGCACACCGCGCCCGAGTCCTTCGAGCGGCGCGAGGTGGTGCTCGGTGTCCGGGATGGTGTCTGGCGCGCGGTGCGCCAGGGGGTGAAGGAGGGCGAGCGCGTGGTGGTGAAGGGCGTGGCGACGCTCCAGGCCACGAGGGGAGGGCGCTAG
- a CDS encoding RNA polymerase sigma factor gives MEHVEGEAVARTLVENHRHFLSFLERRVGSRAVAEDMLQAAFVRAVEKGDALREGESAVAWFYRLLRNALVDHYRKQAAEGRALEREAREATEEGPDPELKSAVCACVGELLPTLKPEYAELLKQVDLEERSVPEVAAEVGITPNNAGVRLHRARQALKHQLERSCGTCATHGCLDCSCQRRREAGSQQSEG, from the coding sequence GTGGAGCACGTCGAGGGCGAGGCGGTAGCGCGGACGCTGGTGGAGAACCACCGGCACTTCCTGTCCTTCCTGGAGCGGCGCGTGGGCAGCCGCGCGGTGGCGGAGGACATGCTGCAGGCCGCCTTCGTGCGCGCGGTGGAGAAGGGCGATGCGCTGCGCGAGGGAGAGAGCGCGGTGGCGTGGTTCTACCGGCTGCTGCGCAACGCGCTCGTCGACCATTACCGGAAGCAAGCGGCGGAGGGCCGCGCGCTGGAGCGAGAGGCGCGTGAGGCGACGGAGGAGGGCCCGGATCCGGAGCTGAAGAGCGCCGTCTGTGCCTGCGTGGGGGAGCTGCTGCCCACGCTCAAGCCAGAATACGCCGAGCTGTTGAAGCAGGTGGACCTGGAGGAGCGGAGCGTGCCCGAGGTGGCCGCGGAGGTGGGCATCACGCCGAACAACGCCGGGGTGAGGCTCCACCGGGCCCGACAGGCCTTGAAGCATCAGCTCGAGCGGAGCTGTGGCACCTGCGCCACGCACGGATGCCTCGACTGCTCCTGTCAGCGGCGTCGGGAGGCGGGCTCGCAGCAAAGCGAGGGCTGA
- a CDS encoding cupredoxin domain-containing protein, with the protein MKRWMGWVVLAGLVAACDKKPEAPAASQVPAAAAPARKAHEAQPHAHAAPHGGWVESTSRGHLELVATRDGSYRVYLLDDAMNVRPVEGAGGTIKVAKGGYPEVTLAPVGDHLEGKGPAHTDEHLAMVVTVVQGGKPESVRFNAHLEEHGHTGAAPGGMERHDHTPLQGGVVAMSGDMHLEVLSLRSGEVRVWVTDDFRKPVALTGLKGKVEAGGKSVALAPEPGGQFLTAMLPPSEQERETTVHLPMPGDPEYFITFLLTPKDAAAAPGAKTEAKGSAAQVQEVTIRVEGGYNPGQVQVKKGVPVRLRFQRKDNAGCSEELVIPDFGVKKTLPALSETVVEFTPDKTGTFPFTCGMGMLKGQLVVN; encoded by the coding sequence ATGAAGCGCTGGATGGGATGGGTGGTGCTCGCCGGGCTGGTGGCCGCGTGCGACAAGAAGCCGGAGGCTCCGGCCGCGAGCCAGGTGCCTGCCGCCGCGGCTCCGGCGAGGAAGGCCCACGAGGCGCAGCCACACGCGCATGCGGCTCCGCACGGCGGGTGGGTCGAGTCGACGTCCCGTGGGCACCTGGAGCTGGTGGCCACGCGCGATGGGAGCTACCGCGTGTACCTGCTCGATGACGCGATGAACGTGCGCCCGGTGGAGGGCGCTGGCGGCACCATCAAGGTAGCCAAGGGCGGCTATCCCGAGGTGACGCTGGCGCCGGTGGGCGACCACCTGGAAGGCAAGGGGCCAGCGCACACGGACGAGCACCTCGCCATGGTGGTGACGGTGGTGCAGGGTGGAAAGCCGGAGTCGGTGCGTTTCAACGCGCACCTGGAGGAGCACGGCCATACGGGAGCCGCGCCCGGAGGCATGGAGAGGCACGACCACACGCCGCTGCAGGGCGGAGTGGTGGCGATGAGCGGCGATATGCACCTCGAGGTGCTCTCGCTGCGCTCGGGCGAGGTGCGCGTCTGGGTGACGGATGACTTCCGCAAGCCGGTGGCGCTCACGGGGCTGAAGGGGAAGGTGGAGGCGGGAGGAAAGAGCGTGGCGCTCGCTCCGGAGCCCGGCGGACAGTTCCTGACGGCCATGCTCCCGCCGTCGGAGCAGGAGCGCGAGACGACCGTGCACCTGCCCATGCCGGGAGACCCGGAGTACTTCATCACCTTCCTGCTCACGCCGAAGGACGCGGCGGCGGCGCCTGGCGCGAAGACCGAGGCGAAGGGGAGCGCGGCGCAGGTGCAGGAGGTGACCATCCGCGTGGAGGGTGGCTACAACCCGGGCCAGGTGCAGGTGAAGAAGGGAGTGCCGGTGCGGCTGCGCTTCCAGCGCAAGGACAACGCGGGGTGCTCGGAGGAGCTGGTCATCCCGGACTTCGGAGTGAAGAAGACGCTGCCGGCGCTCTCGGAGACGGTGGTGGAGTTCACGCCGGACAAGACGGGGACGTTCCCCTTCACGTGCGGCATGGGGATGCTGAAGGGTCAGCTCGTGGTGAACTGA
- a CDS encoding efflux RND transporter permease subunit has product MLDRIILFSLRHRLFVVLAAAAVLLYGGWVVTRLPVDVFPDLNRPTVTVMTEAGGLSPEEVEALVTRPIEVSMNGAPGVRRVRSSSAVGLAVVYVEFDWDTDIYRARQLVAERLQVARDGLPRDVVPQLAPVSSIMGEILLLGVQSEGDRTSPLELRSLADWVIRQRLLTIPGIAQVTVMGGGVKQLQVLVSPEKLLAFGLTLEEVEQAAGLSQGNTTGGFVTRGGREYLVRNLARSASVEDLASTAVAVRDGVPVRLSQVAEVKEGPAVKRGDGGMNGRPAVILAVQKQPGASTLELTEKVAEAMAELRRTLPADVRLATLFEQAHFIEAAIGNVQEALRDGAILVVVVLFLFLANLRTTAITLTAIPLSFVITALVMDAFGLSINTLTLGGLAVAIGELVDDAIVDVENVYRRLRENRRKEHPEPVLRVIYRASSEVRNSIVFATLIVVLVFLPLFAMGGIEGRLFAPLGVAYIVSILASLVVSLTVTPVLCAYLLPKGRLLEHGDSALVRALKQRVRRLYQVSLAHPGMVMAGAAVLVLAAVATVPFLGRSFLPAFNEGTATVNVLAPPGTSLEESTRLGLLAERLIASVPEVSTVGRRTGRAEQDEHAEGVHYSELDVDFKEGGRPRPEVLADMRSRLAQLPGVSVSVGQPISHRLDHLLSGIRAQVAVKLFGQDLDVLRSKAEEVRQVMAEVPGIVDLQVEQQTLIPQLQVRLKREEAARLGVQPGAMAEQLEKAFNGVVVGQVLEGQRTFDVLVRYEDSARTSADAFRRALVDTPSGARVPVSAVAEVVETRGPNLINHDHLQRRVVVMANVAGRDLGSAVDEVRSRVAARVELPTGSSIAYEGQFESQQSATRLIALLSMVSLVGMFLVLYSHFRSVRLVLQVMLNIPLALVGSVAAVLLTDRTLSVATLVGFITLCGIASRNTIMMISHYLHLVEVEGERFGPELVVRGSLERLVPVVMTALTAGLALVPLALASGEPGKEILHPVATVILGGLVSSTLLDMVVTPAVFYRFGRPALERYLARKQAAREEEGQALAPSAEGGVPGRA; this is encoded by the coding sequence ATGCTGGACCGCATCATCCTCTTCTCGTTGCGGCACCGGCTCTTCGTCGTCCTGGCGGCGGCGGCGGTGCTCCTCTATGGAGGCTGGGTCGTCACCCGGCTGCCGGTGGACGTGTTCCCGGACCTCAACCGGCCCACCGTCACGGTGATGACGGAGGCGGGCGGCCTGTCCCCCGAGGAGGTGGAGGCGCTCGTCACGCGGCCCATCGAGGTGTCGATGAACGGGGCGCCCGGAGTGCGGCGCGTGCGCTCCTCGTCCGCGGTGGGGCTCGCGGTCGTCTATGTGGAGTTCGACTGGGACACGGACATCTATCGGGCCCGGCAGCTCGTGGCCGAGCGCCTCCAGGTGGCCCGGGACGGACTGCCGCGCGACGTGGTGCCGCAGCTGGCGCCGGTCTCCTCCATCATGGGGGAGATCCTCCTGCTGGGCGTGCAGAGCGAGGGGGACCGCACCTCGCCGCTGGAGCTGCGCTCGCTGGCCGACTGGGTCATCCGCCAGCGCCTGCTGACCATTCCGGGGATTGCCCAGGTGACGGTGATGGGGGGCGGGGTGAAGCAGCTCCAGGTGCTGGTGAGCCCGGAGAAGCTGCTGGCCTTCGGGCTCACGCTGGAGGAGGTGGAGCAGGCGGCGGGGCTGTCGCAGGGCAACACCACGGGAGGCTTCGTCACGCGGGGTGGGCGCGAGTACCTGGTGCGCAACCTGGCGCGCAGCGCCTCCGTGGAGGACCTGGCCAGCACGGCGGTGGCGGTGCGCGACGGCGTGCCGGTGCGGCTCTCCCAGGTGGCCGAGGTGAAGGAGGGCCCGGCGGTGAAGCGCGGGGACGGGGGGATGAACGGGAGGCCGGCGGTCATCCTCGCGGTGCAGAAGCAGCCGGGAGCCAGCACGCTGGAGCTCACCGAGAAGGTCGCGGAGGCGATGGCGGAACTGCGGCGCACGCTGCCGGCGGACGTGCGCCTGGCGACGCTCTTCGAGCAGGCCCACTTCATCGAGGCGGCCATCGGCAACGTGCAGGAGGCGCTGCGTGACGGCGCCATCCTGGTGGTGGTGGTGCTGTTCCTGTTCCTGGCGAACCTGCGCACCACGGCCATCACGCTCACCGCCATCCCGCTGTCCTTCGTCATCACCGCGCTGGTGATGGATGCGTTCGGGCTGTCCATCAACACGCTCACGCTGGGCGGGTTGGCGGTGGCCATCGGCGAGCTGGTGGACGACGCCATCGTGGACGTGGAGAACGTGTACCGGCGCCTGCGGGAGAACCGGCGGAAGGAGCATCCGGAGCCCGTGCTGCGCGTCATCTACCGCGCGTCCTCGGAGGTTCGGAACTCCATCGTCTTCGCGACCCTCATCGTGGTGCTGGTGTTCCTGCCGCTGTTCGCGATGGGAGGCATCGAGGGCCGGCTCTTCGCGCCGCTGGGCGTGGCGTACATCGTCTCGATCCTCGCCTCGCTGGTGGTGTCGCTCACGGTGACGCCGGTGCTGTGCGCGTACCTGCTGCCCAAGGGGCGCCTGCTGGAGCACGGAGACAGCGCGCTGGTGCGAGCCCTGAAGCAGCGGGTGCGGCGGCTCTACCAGGTGTCCCTGGCGCACCCGGGCATGGTGATGGCGGGCGCGGCGGTGCTGGTGCTGGCCGCGGTGGCCACGGTGCCCTTCCTGGGCCGCAGCTTCCTGCCCGCCTTCAACGAGGGCACGGCGACGGTGAACGTGCTGGCGCCGCCGGGCACCTCGCTGGAGGAGTCCACCCGCCTGGGGCTGCTGGCCGAGCGACTCATCGCCTCGGTGCCAGAGGTGAGCACGGTCGGCAGGCGCACTGGCCGCGCGGAGCAGGACGAGCACGCCGAGGGCGTCCACTACTCGGAGCTGGACGTGGACTTCAAGGAGGGAGGCCGCCCGCGCCCCGAGGTGCTGGCGGACATGCGCTCCCGGCTCGCGCAGCTGCCGGGCGTGTCCGTGTCCGTGGGCCAGCCCATCTCGCACCGGCTGGACCATCTGCTCTCGGGCATCCGCGCGCAGGTGGCGGTGAAGCTGTTCGGGCAGGACCTGGATGTGCTGCGCTCCAAGGCGGAGGAGGTGCGCCAGGTGATGGCCGAGGTGCCCGGCATCGTGGACCTGCAGGTGGAGCAGCAGACGCTCATTCCGCAGCTCCAGGTCCGCCTGAAGCGCGAGGAGGCGGCGCGGCTGGGCGTGCAGCCGGGCGCCATGGCCGAGCAGCTCGAGAAGGCCTTCAACGGCGTGGTGGTGGGGCAGGTGCTGGAGGGCCAGCGCACCTTCGATGTGCTGGTGCGTTACGAGGACTCGGCGCGAACGAGCGCGGACGCCTTCCGCCGGGCGCTGGTGGACACGCCCTCGGGGGCGCGGGTGCCCGTGTCGGCGGTAGCGGAGGTGGTGGAGACGCGAGGCCCCAACCTCATCAACCACGACCATCTGCAGCGGCGCGTGGTGGTGATGGCCAACGTGGCGGGCAGGGACCTGGGGAGCGCGGTGGACGAGGTTCGCTCCCGGGTGGCCGCGCGCGTGGAGCTGCCCACGGGCTCCTCCATCGCGTACGAGGGGCAGTTCGAGAGCCAGCAGTCGGCCACGCGCCTCATCGCGCTGCTGTCGATGGTGTCGCTGGTGGGAATGTTCCTGGTGCTGTACTCGCACTTCCGCTCGGTGCGGCTGGTGCTCCAGGTGATGCTCAACATCCCGCTGGCGCTGGTGGGCAGCGTGGCGGCGGTGCTGTTGACGGACCGCACGCTGTCGGTGGCGACGCTGGTGGGCTTCATCACCCTGTGCGGCATCGCCAGCCGGAACACCATCATGATGATCTCGCACTACCTGCACCTGGTGGAGGTGGAGGGCGAGCGCTTCGGTCCGGAGCTGGTGGTGCGCGGCTCGCTGGAGCGGCTGGTGCCGGTGGTGATGACGGCGCTGACGGCGGGGCTGGCGCTGGTGCCGCTGGCGCTGGCTTCGGGGGAGCCGGGCAAGGAGATCCTCCACCCGGTGGCGACGGTCATCCTGGGAGGCCTGGTCAGCTCGACGCTCCTGGACATGGTCGTCACGCCAGCGGTGTTCTATCGATTCGGGCGCCCTGCCTTGGAGAGGTACCTGGCGCGCAAGCAGGCTGCTCGCGAGGAGGAGGGCCAGGCGCTGGCTCCTTCGGCCGAGGGCGGAGTGCCGGGCAGGGCTTGA